The genome window GGTGATGAGCTTGCAACCCACCGCTTCGATCACCTGCTCCAGGTAGGTGTCGCGCTCCGGGAATTCGTCGAAGCCGAGGATGGACTCCGGCCGCAGGATGTAGCAACCGTAGAAGGGGCCGGCGCTGATCCCGTGCAGCGGCCGCTTGATCATGCTCTTCAGCCGGTCCAGCCCGAAGTCCTCCACGAGCACCCAGAGGAAGTTCTTCACCTCCAGGCCCTTCTGGGCGTCGTAGTACAGGCCCTCGTCCGAGAGCGTCTGGTTGATTTCGGCCGCGAGCTTCGCGTTCTTCTTCAGCCGCTGCTGCGCCATGCTCTGTACGCCCTGGCAGGTGCTGCAGATGTTGATCAGCGGCAGACCCAGCCGCTGCGCCAGCGCGAAGTTGCGCGCGTTCAGCGCATCCGCGGTCTCCATGCTGTGCTCGCTGATCACGCCCGCGCCCGTACAGTTGCCGTCGTACAGCTCGACGAGCTCGATCCCTAACGCAGCCGAGGTGCGCACCATCGACGTGTAGAGCTCGGGGCAGGCGCCCTTCGAGACGCAGCCGGGCCAGAAAGCGTACTTCATCGAGGAGTCCCCCTATCTCGCCGCGGCCGAAAGCCGCGGACCTAAACCTTCGCGTGCTCGAAGCGCTTGAAGATGCGCTTTACGTGCGCCGCCCCCGGGATCTTGTGCGTGAACGGCGAGGGCATCTTCCCGGCGCGGATCATCCGGATGCCGCCCGGCAGCTCCGCCAGGTTGGCAGCGATGTTGAGCAGCCCGTGCGTCCGTGGCAGCATCTGAAACTCGTTCAGCCGCCCGCCCTCCTTCACCGTCGAGGTGAAGGCGAAGGTGTGCCGGGAGCCGGCGTTGTTCGTGATACCGATGGCTGTCGCCTCCGCGCGCAGCTTCATGATCTGGTCCATGGGCTTCACGTCCTTGGGGCAGACCTGGACACAGAAGTTGCAGCGCGTGCAGTCCCAGATTCCGCTCGGTTCGCTCAGCTCGCGCAGGCGCGCGGCCGTATTGCCGTCCCGCGGGTCGTGCACGAAGCGCCATGCCTTGGCCAGCGCCGCCGGTGCCAGGAAGGATTTGTCGACCTCCAGCACCGTGCAGTCGGAGACACAGGCGCCGCACATGATGCAGTTCATGACCTCGGCCAGTTCGATCATCGCCTGCGGCGGCGCAAGGTACTCGCGCTCAGGCGGCGGGCCCGAGGGCTGAAGCCACGGCTTTACCGCCCGGATTTTGTCCCAGAACGGCGCCATGTCCACGACCAGGTCCTTGATGGTCGGCATGTTCCCCGCCGGCTC of Dehalococcoidia bacterium contains these proteins:
- the sdhB gene encoding succinate dehydrogenase iron-sulfur subunit, translated to MEVKLKVLRYDPESGKEPEYRRYTVDMPESATVLDSLIEVREFHDGTLSLRCSCRSAICGSCAMRINGRARLACKTQVSSVAEDGEEIVVEPAGNMPTIKDLVVDMAPFWDKIRAVKPWLQPSGPPPEREYLAPPQAMIELAEVMNCIMCGACVSDCTVLEVDKSFLAPAALAKAWRFVHDPRDGNTAARLRELSEPSGIWDCTRCNFCVQVCPKDVKPMDQIMKLRAEATAIGITNNAGSRHTFAFTSTVKEGGRLNEFQMLPRTHGLLNIAANLAELPGGIRMIRAGKMPSPFTHKIPGAAHVKRIFKRFEHAKV
- a CDS encoding CoB--CoM heterodisulfide reductase iron-sulfur subunit B family protein translates to MKYAFWPGCVSKGACPELYTSMVRTSAALGIELVELYDGNCTGAGVISEHSMETADALNARNFALAQRLGLPLINICSTCQGVQSMAQQRLKKNAKLAAEINQTLSDEGLYYDAQKGLEVKNFLWVLVEDFGLDRLKSMIKRPLHGISAGPFYGCYILRPESILGFDEFPERDTYLEQVIEAVGCKLITYEGQDKCCGFPILTINKKNSLTMAANHLSEAQKEGADFLVTPCPLCHLNLDAQQPDAAKYATVDGLQVPILHLPQLIGLALGIDPKELRVDRHVVSTNKVLSKLTATPVHA